In the Pectinatus sottacetonis genome, AGCATGGTATAATGGCGCCTTCGTCAAGCGGTTAAGACACCGCCCTTTCACGGCGGGTTCATGGGTTCGAATCCCATAGGCGTCACCAAAATAATATGGGCGATTAGCTCAGCTGGGAGAGCGCTTGCCTTACAAGCAAGATGTCAGCAGTTCGATCCTGTTATCGCCCACCATATTCCGGCCCGGTAGTTTAGTTGGTTAGAATGCCGCCCTGTCACGGCGGAGGTCATGGGTTCAAATCCCATTCGGGTCGCCATTTTGTTATCCCCTTCATGTTTTGAAGTTGATATATTGCCTCGGTAGCTCAGTCGGTAGAGCAGGGGACTGAAAATCCCCGTGTCAGTGGTTCGATTCCGCTCTGAGGCACCATTATTTTTTAGTTTTAGTTGGTTATGCTGTATGAGTCAATTTATTGGCTGATATGCGGGTGTAGCTCAATGGTAGAGCCCTAGCCTTCCAAGCTAGTCACGTGGGTTCGATTCCCATCACCCGCTCCATAAAGAAGATAAATGCCGGGGTGGCGGAACTGGCAGACGCACGGGACTTAAAATCCCGCGGATAGAAATATCCGTACCGGTTCGATTCCGGTCCTCGGCACCATCTTTTATTATAGGCGGTCGTGGCGAAACGGCAGACGCGCTAGCTTCAGGCGCTAGTGGAGGAAACTCTGTGGTGGTTCAAATCCACTCGGCCGCACCAAATAAAATTTAATACCTTTTCATTATACAATGCGGTCGTGGCGGAATAGGCAGACGCGCTACTTTGAGGGGGTAGTGACCACAAGTCATATGGGTTCAAGTCCCATCGACCGCACCAATCCGGTTATTAGCTGAAATCATTTGATTTCAGTTTTTTGTGTTATACAGATATTTTATTAGTCTGTTGCAAAATACTAAGTAATATACTAAAATAGAAGAAGTTATATTGCTTAAATTGGAGCCGCACATTCGTGACTTTAGTCGTGAGCTTAGGCTGTAAAAAGAACCGTAGAACTACGGGGATAGCCTGGAGATAATAGATGCATTGTTGGTGCAGCTATCGGTGAAGCAGTAACCCCGCGACTTTAGTCGTGGGAGATTCAAGATATATACATAGGAGGTTTTTATTATGAAAAAATGGGTTTGCTCTGTCTGCGGATGGATTTATGATGAAGAAAAAGGAGATCCTGATTACGATTTAGCACCAGGAGTACCATTTGAAGATTTGCCTGATGATTTTGTGTGTCCATTGTGCGGTGTTGGTAAGGATCAGTTTGAACTGCAGGAATAAGATGCCATTTGTATAAATTTCAACGAAAAGGCAATTATCCCCCCACCTTTAAGTGGCAATACAGGCAGGGGGAATAATTGTAAAAACTGCAATAATAGGGTCAACTGTTTATGTCATTAAATATATCTAACAGTAATCGGCTATTTTAATGCTTTAATTTAATTAGTGGTATATATTATTAGTACACGAGTTAATAGATTTAACTTGTGTATTTTAATTTATAGCATGATGAAAATATTATTATCTTAGGTGTGAAGATTCAAATAATTGGCAAATAAAGTCCAATAATGTAATAATTAGGATGTATATGATTGAATAAGGAAATTTATATCATATATACTTTTAATTTATTTGTCAATGTAATTGGTTGTTTATCACTATACAAGGGAATGGAGTGAATATTTGGTCAACTTTATGATCAAGTGATATTATGAATATACATGTTAAAAACTGTATGGAAAGTTTTGTCATAGAAATGATAGAGAAAATGATAAAATCTTATCCTAATGCCTGTAAATGCGATCAATGTCTTAATGATATGGCAGCACTAGCACTTAATCATTTACCACCTAAATATGTGGGGACAGATATTGGTGACACGTATACGCGATTGGATATTTATAATAAGGATCAATACGCGGAAATAATGCAGGTAGTGGCACAGGCTATAGAAATAGTTAGTAAAAATCCTCATCACAATACAACTTCTAAAGAAAAGAAACTGGAGTGATATTCGTGCGTGTTACAAAGAAAATTAAAGCAGAAATGATTGAACGTTTGGAAAGTGTTTATCACGATACGAAGTCTGCTTTGGAATTTTCTAATCCATTTGAATTACTTGTGGCAGTGATATTATCTGCGCAGTGTACTGATGTGCGGGTAAATATTACTACGCGACGGTTATTTAAGAAAGCAGATACTCCTGCAAAAATATTAAATATGGGAATAGTAAAACTTGAAGAGGAAATTCATGATTGTGGACTTTTTCATAATAAGGCCAAAAATATTTTTAATACTTGTGAAAAACTTTGTAATGAATATAAAGGACAAGTTCCAAAAAATTATGAAGACCTTCTTTCATTGCCAGGTGTAGGGCGAAAAACTGCTAATGTCGTTTCAAGTATAGCTTTTAATCGTCCAGCAATAGCGGTTGATACGCATGTATTTAGGGTGTCTAACCGTTTAAAATTAGCTGAAGGTACTACACCGGCAGAAGTGGAAAAAGGGTTGCAAAAGGCAATTCCTAAAGAAAAATGGTCAAAAGCGCATCATTGGCTTATATGGCACGGGCGCAAAATTTGCAAGGCAAGGCATCCATTGTGCCAGCAATGTCCCCTCAACGATTTATGTCCTTCGGCATCACTTGTTAATTAATTAGAATGGGGGCGAATTTATTATTTATCGTAATGCAGTTTTTACTGATGTAGAGGCAATTCATGAATTAGTATATTCATATGCCGAGAAAGGCCTTATGCTGGCACGCTCCCGTAATCAATTATATGAAACACTGCGTGATATGGTAGTTGTAGAAAATGATAAGGGAGAAATAGTAGGGACAGGTGGACTTCACATTGTTTGGGATGGTATAGCTGAAGTACGTACTTTAGCAGTATCAGAAAAAGCTGTACGACAGCATATTGGAACAAAAATAGTAAAACGTCTTATTGATGATGGGAAAAAATTAGGAGTAAAAAAATTTTTTACTTTGACTTATCAGCCGGAGTTTTTTAATTCATTGGGATTTTATGAAGTAAGTAAAGATGAATTGCCACAAAAAGTGTGGAAGGAATGTATTGACTGTCCTAAATTTCCTAATTGTGATGAAATTGCCATGGTACTTAAATAATTATAAGCAACAAAAATAATAATGAATGAGCAGCGTAATTAGCAAGCTGTTGACTAAAAATAAAAACGGGACTATTGCAGGTTAACACTTTTATCATAATATATAGTTCTTACCCTTGTTTACTTTTAGAAGGGTGGAGATGGGTGTATATTTATGATATAAATATTATTTGCGCGATAGTCCTGTTTTTAACGTACAGGGAAAATATTTATTTTGTAAGTGAATTATTTGTTGCTTGTTCTTTTAAGCGTTTTATACGATCTGCTGTTGCCGGATGAGTGGAAAAAAGTGTTGCAAATGACATGTTTTTTCCAGAAAATGGATTTATTATATACATATGTTCTGTAGATTGGGAAGCATAGGGTATTGTTGCCATATGGCGGGCATAATATTCTATTTTTTCCAGTGCGGAAGCGAGGGCAAGCGGATTGCCGCATATTTCACCACCGCCTTTATCAGCAGCGTATTCACGTGAACGGGAAATTGCCATTTGAATAATAGTTGCTGCTAAAGGAGCAATGATTATAGTGGCTAAAAGACCAAGTATTCCACCGTTATCGTCATTATCATTATTGCGTCCAAAACCAAATATAGCAGCCCATTGTGCCATGTTTGCCAACATAGATATAGCTGCGGCAAAGGTTGCAGCTATAGAGCTAATCAGGATATCACGGTTTTTAACATGTGTTAATTCATGGCCTAGAACGCCTGCCAACTCATCATATTCGAGTGTTTTCATTATTCCAGTAGTGACGGCTACAGCTGCATGGCTGGGATTTCTGCCTGTGGCAAAGGCATTTGGGGCTTCGGTTTCAATAACGTATACGCGGGGCATAGGCAGACCAGCACGTGTAGTCAGTTCGGCAATTAGCTTATACAAGGTAGGTGCATCTTCAGCATTTACTTCATGAGCACCGGACATTTTTAATACAATAGAATCACTAAACCAGTATGAAAAAAAATTCATACCTAGGGCGATTACAAACATTATAAGAGCACCATGTTGTCCGCCGACAAATCCGCCGACAGCTACAAGTAATGCCATCAGCAGAGCCATTAGTGCAGTTGTTTTTAACATATTCATAGTATATTCCTCCAAAATAATATGTGTACTTAAATAAAATATCCTTTAATAATTTTATATATTATATACCGGTATTATATTGCATATATCTTTTCCACACAATATTATATGGCATACTTTTAATAAATCAAAATAAATAGTGGGAGTATCAGGATTTAACGGAATGGCCGTTTTTATAAAGACCCCACAGTATAGTTACGGAGATGAATAATATTTCCAGCCAGATACTAAAAGGAAGAAGATATTGACCGATCAGATTATCCATAAGGAGCATTTTAGCCGAGGTAAAACCTAAAATAGCACTGCCTGCGTAAATTAGTGCAGGAAATTTATTCATTATAAATAGAAATAATTGGGCACCGCCTATTACAATTGGCAGGCTTATAACTAGACCGCAGATTATGAGGCTCCATTTTTGTGCGGGGACTGTATTAGCTACACCAGCCATTGATAATACATTATCGATGCTCATTATAAAATCTGCCAGCATTATAGTTTTTATTGCGCCTATGAGTGTATATGATGATTTAAGAGATTTAGCATGATGGTTATTGTCAAGTAGTTTTAAAGCAATATAGAATAATGCCAGTCCGCCGATAAATTGAATACCGGCCATTGATAATAGTTTAGTGGCAAATACTGTAAGTATTATGCGAATTATAACAGCACCGGCACAGCCGATAACCATTGCCTTTAGATGATGTTTTTGTGGCAGATTTTTGCAGGCAAGTGCTATTAAAATCGCATTGTCACCACTGAGCACCAGGTCAAGCAGAAGTATTCCGCTCAGAGCGGTAAGCCATTCCCATGATAATAATCCTTCCAGTAATAAAACCTTCTTCCATAAGTATACAAAAAGACCCTGCCTTATAGAACATAATATATTCCATAAAACAAGGTCTTGCTTACAATTTTAATTGCCAGCCGCACCGGAATAGAATCTCTATTCGTATTGACGATCATCGACTGTACAGCTACTCCCCTTATTGAGTAAAACTATTTTTCTATCTATTAATATACCATGAAATAATTTAATTTGCAATATTTAGCAGAAAATTTTTAGTTCGCCTCATATGGACGGATACGTAAAAATAGATTGTATTTTTGGCACAGATTTTGGCAAGCAGTAATTTCCTCTCTGCCGATACTGTCGACTATGGTCAGGATAACATGTGGTATATATTTTTGGCATTCTTGGGCAAATTTAAGCATAGCTTTATGGGCAGATAAGCCGAGAGATGTACGAGTAACAGCCAGATATTTTTGGGCATTGGATGCATTGAGACTTATAGATATGGTGTCAAGTAGGTCTTTAAATAGAATTGCAGTATCCTTGTTATAATACAAAGAGGACAGCCCGTTGGTATTGAGACGTATATTGTGTTCCGGCCAAATTTTACGAACATATTGCAAAGCAGAAATAAGGGTTTCTAAACGCATGGTAGGTTCACCAAAACCACAGAAGACTACTTCATTTACAGTGTTTTTATCAATATGTGTAAAAGCTGCTTCGATTTCGCTTATAGTAGGCTCTTTTTTTAGCCATAGAGAATGGTTTTCAGGCATTTTTTTTAAACTTCTCAAACAAAAAGTGCAGGCACAGTTGCATTGATTTGTAATATTAACATATAAATTATGTTTTTTTTGTGGTAGTTTAGCCACAGCATCAGTATATTCAATAAATTTACCATTTTCAGCAGCGTATAAAATCATAGGAATTCTCCTTATAAATTAATAAATAGTGTAATACAATATACTTTTATTTTAAAGTAGTAAGATATTCTTCAAAACAAATGCCCTCATTCCAAGGAATATTTAAATATTCTGTATAAATTAAAGATTTTTTTACAAATTCGGCCGCTTTGGCTACGGAAGAAATCAAAGATTCATTTTTTACTAATGATGCAGCAATAATTGCAACAAAAGCATCACCCGTGCCGGAGTGTTCCCTGCCGATTTTTGTGAATTCCATAATTTTTCCTGTATTATTTTCATAGATAAAATTGCCGATGCTTTTACCGCGGTTAATGCCAGTTATAATTATTTTTATAGTAGAATGATCGTTAGTATGAAGCCTTGTTAATTGTTCACACATGGAAAAAAGTCGATTATTACTAATTATTCCGTGTTCGGGATAATTCATATCTAGTAAATTACAGGCTTCTGTCAGATTAGGAGTTATGATGTCTGCATCAGCCAGGAGTTTTTTCATTTCTTTACATAGCTGTGGTGTATAAGACGAATATAATTTACCATTATCTCCCATTACCGGATCTACTATAAGAAGCGGTGACAGAGCTGCTGGTTGTTCATTTTTAAAGATTTCTATAAACTCTAATACGAGTTTAATTTGTTCTTGTGAGCTCAAAAAGCCGGTAAGGATACCATCAAAATGTAGATGTAATTTTTGCCAGTTTTTCATATATGGCCGCATGTTTTGTGTGTAATCATTCATAAAATATGCAGGAAAACCCGTATGTGCAGATAAAATGGCTGTGGGAAAAGGACAGGCTTGTACTTTAAGGGCAGAAATAATAGGCAGCTCAACGGTTGTTGAACATCTGCCAAATCCGGTTATATCATTGATAAGTGCTATTTTTTTTTGTTTCATTTTTGCTCCGTAAGTTTATCTGGTAGATATTGTTTGTCAATAATAAAATATTATATACGGGGTTTCCTGTTTGTTTAAGCTGACTGAGAAAACCCAAATATATAGTATAAATGATATGGAGAAAATTTAGGAGGCTGCCTTTGAAAATATATATTTATATAAAAACTCCGCTTAGATACTAACTATCCTGCGGAGTTTTTATATAAATTATTTTGCAGCGTTAGCGTTAATGCGCTTTTGAGCATGTCTTTTTTCACTGTATTCACGAAATGTCAGCCACAGCGGCGTTGCTGTAAATATGGAAGAATATGAACCAAAAGCAAAACCTACTATTAGGGCAAAAGCAAAGTCTCTAGTTGTATCACCACCAAAAACATACAATGATATAGTTGTTACCAAAACAGTAGTTACTGTATATATAGAGCGGGTAAGAGTTTGGTAGATACTGTGATTGGCTAATTCTTCAATATCACCGCCACGACGGAAATGCAGTTTTAAATTTTCTCGGATACGGTCAAAAATTACTATTGTATCATTAACAGAGAAGCCAACAATAGTTAAAATAGCAGCAATAAAGGATGAATCTATTTCCTTTTGTGTTAAAGAAAATATACTCAATACTACCAATGTATCATGGACTAATGCCAGAATAGCGGCTAAACCAAATTTGAATTCAAATCTATAGGAAACATATGCAATAATTAGCAGCCATGATAAAAGTGTTGCCCAGACGGCATTCATTATTAATTCTCGCCCAATTGTTGCACCAACTTTTTCTTCTCGCAGTACTTTATAATTACCTAGTTTTTGCTTTAAGCCAGACATTATATTTTGTCGTTCTGATTGCGATAAATCTTTAGTACGGATCATTACATCGGTGGCTTTTAATGAATTGTTGCTTTTTCCTGACAATTGTATCTGGCTGTTGCCTAAACCATAATCATCCATTGTTTTACGGACATCATTTATATTTACGGCTTGTTCGAATTTTAAATCTATCAATGTACCGCCAGTAAAATCTATGCCTAAATTAAATCCCTTGGTAAACATGCAGATAAGACCGGCAATAATGATCAAGGAGGAAAAAGAATACCATATTTTCCGATGGCCTACAATATCAAACCGTTTCATTTTTTCACCGCCTTTTCTGTAAATAAAGAAGCACCGAATAAGTGCGGATTATGTATTATGTTAGAAGCTATAAGCCATTTTAACAAATATTGTGTCATAGTTATAGCAGTAAACATACTTAAAATAACGCCTAGACCAAGCGTTATAGCAAAGCCGCGGATAGGACCGGTACCGAAGAAGAATAAAACTACAGCAGCTATTATTGTAGTCAGATTAGAATCAAAAATAGTGGTAAATGCACGTTTAAAGCCGGAATCCATCGCCCAGCGCAGTGTTTTTCCAGACCGGATTTCTTCTTTAAAATGTTCAAAAATTAATACATTGGCATCTACCGCCATACCAACAGATAATATTATTCCGGCAATCCCTGGTAGTGTTAATGTGGCATTGAGCATTTTTAGGGCAAATAATAAAATTAAAACATAAGCCATTAAACTTATATCGGCAATAAAACCAGAAACTCTGTAGAAAAACAGCATAAATAAGACAACGGCACCTACACCGATAGTAAAAGCAAATTCACTTTTATCTTTTGAATCTTGTCCAAGTGTTGGACCTACTGTACGTGTTTCAATAATTTTTACTTTTACTGGAAGTGCTCCTGAACGAAGTAGTAAAGCAAGGTTATGTGCTTCTTCAAGGGAACGATTTCCTGTTATGACAGCTTTGCCGCCTGTAATCGGTTCGTTTACACGAGGCGCTGTAAGTACCTTCCCATCAAGCAAAATGGAAATAGTACGTCCTACATTTTCTTCTGTCAATTTGGCAAATTTTTTGGCACCTTCAGGACTAAATTCAAGAGAAACAAGATTTTGTCCTTGTTGGTCAGTCTCTTCCCGAGCATCCTTTAAGTCTGTACCCGTAAGAACAGTATTGCCGTCTTCATCCCGGAATTCCAGCATAGCTGTTTTTCCTAGAATATTTATAGCCTTGTCAGGATTTTTTACTCCTGGCAGTTCTACTATTACACGACGCTGTCCTTCGCGCTGAATAATAGGTTCAGTCAGCCCCATAGCATTGACTCTGTTTTCCATTATTTTTACTACACGATTCATGGCATCGTCATTGACTTTTGCCTGGGGAGTATCAACTCCCTCTAGGACTACGTGTGTTCCACCTTGTAAATCAAGCCCTTGTCGTATCGAAAATGCTAAAGGTTTTATGAACATAATAAAAACCGCGATTACAGCAATGACTACGACAGCGAGTTTCAAAAAACTTTCCCGCTTCAAAAATATCCCTCCAAAGTAAAATGTTTTGCTATTGTAATATGCGTCCATTGGTCAATCTGATATCTGAAATGGGCGCTTCTTGTTTTTGATATGACTTATGTTGTATTGTAAACAAACTATCCCCGTGTGTTTCACGGTTTTATCTTTTTATAGGAACAGACAAATTTATTTCCTGTCATTTTTCTTATAGATATTGTAATATCATACTGGAAAATTTATTTTTTAGCTAAACTTAGTGCAGTTTGATATGTATAGATATATATAGAAAAAGATAAATAAAATTCGGTGGCAGCAAGCCGCTGAAAAAATATATATAATATTAAATCATTCTAATTCATTATAGCTGTAATGTTATATACAGTCAATTTTAATGGTAATATCTTTACAATCACTTAATGTTTGTGATTTTGTATGAAATTTATAGTTTGTAGTAAGACATCATTGATTGTTAAATTACTTGTTTCTAAATATAAGTCGCAATTTATTTTTGCATCTGACAGTCGTTTGTGCTGTAGATCAATATGATGCTGCGTCCATGATTTGCGGCGCCGCTGCTGTACAGTTATCAGATCAGCATCTAACAGAATTAAAATATCAGGATGACGTTTCTGCCATAATTTTTTTATGCAGGAATGTTCCTGTGCTAAATTATAAGCATTATAACCAAGAGTTCTGAGCCCGCTTACCAATGTAGATTTACCGGAAGCACAGATACCGACAACTGCAATTTTCATAGTAACTCCTTACAATCTAGAAGGGAAATGATGCCGTAACCCGATGAATTTTTACTGGGGTGCTGTCTTTTTCACAAATTCCCATAGCAATAACCGTCATGTCATCGCCAGCTTTATTATTATCAAGTTGTAAGGCATAGTCCATAATACTATTTACGATGAAAGAAACATCTTCAGGTGGATTATTTTTTATAATATCCATAATTTTTTTAAAATCAGCTTTTTGGCTGTTAACCTTTCTGCCGGCAGACGAGATACCGTCAGTATAGGATACAATAACCATGCCGGGGCTTAAGGGAAGTTCATAAATAAGTGGTTTAGTATGGTGATGAACGCCTATAGGATTAACATTTTCATCATATACACAAGTGTAATCATCTGTCTTTACAATTACAGGACAGTTAGAATTGCGGCTCATGACAACTGTTTCAGTATCCATATCTGCACTTATAACTGTAAGGGTGCAGGAAACTTTTTTATCCTTGGCCGCATAGAGATAATCGTGGACAGCACGAGCAACAGCGCCATCACGTGTTCCGTCGCTGATAAGCGATACTGCCCGGTTAACCACTAATCCGCTGGTATGGTGTGCCGGAAGGCCGTGGCCCTGACCATCTGCAAGAATAAGTGATATGCCGCCTTGCGGGCGTTCAGCAATATCACAAGTATCACCATTAAATTCCATGGCATAGCGGGTTGTTTTAGCTATTGCGGTTTTTATTTCCATGTTAAAGAAAACTTCCTTATAACTTTGTGACATGAGGCTAAGTACGTAACATTATTTGTCATAAATACATATATACGCAATTGTCTTTACTTAAAAAATGGAGCAGACTATGGATATTTATGTAATAATATCATGGCAACAAGTCCCTTCCCATTGGATAATGTCATGAATGGGCTATCTCCGTGTGTCCCACGGTTTTATTTAGATTTGTAGTATGTGTGATTTTTATGAAATATATTTATTAAATTATGCCTTTTTCTGTGAAAATAGTATCAAGAGGAACATCATATCCATTAATAGGAAGTGATATGGATTCTTGGCAGGAAAAAAAGAACCCCACACTAATAGCATTTTTAGCTTGTGGTAAAAATCTATCATAGAATCCACCACCCATACCAAGACGATTTTTAGTAAGAGAAAAAGCAACACCTGGAACAATAATAAGATTTATTGCCTGCGGCTGTATAAAAGAAATTTTATTGGCAGGCAGTGATAAAATACCAGCTTTACCCGGAACAAGATCCGTAAGACTATTAACTACGGTTGCTTTCATTAACCCCTTTTTTAAATCGGTAATATAAGGCAGGCATAGTGTTTTTCCCCTAGCCAAAGTATCTTTAAGGATAATATCTGTCTGTACTTCATCCTGCATTGCAGCATAGGCCATAATGCAGGATGCTTTTTCATAAATTTTAGAAGTAAGGCAAAGATTATTTATGAGGATACTTTGTTCAATAATTTTTTCTCGCGCGAGAGAATGTCTTATAGAGAGCATTCTCTGACGTAATTTTTTTTTATTTTGCGTTAGCTGCGTCATTTTTTTCTTTGCTGATATTACTACTGATGGCAGAACGTGAAAGATCAATTTCTACATTTTCTGCAATTTTTAATCTTATGCGGTCTTCATTTATCGATAATACTTCACCATAAATACCGCCGATAGTTACAACACGGCTGCCTACCTTAACGGCACTAAGCATTTCCTGGCGCTTTTTTTGCTGCCTTTTTTGAGGACGATAGAGCAGAAAATAAAAAATAACTACCAGCAGTACGGGAAAGGCAAAAGATTGTAACTGTTCAATGTTCATTAATAAAACACTCCTTAATAAAATTAGTTATTACTAAAATAACTATAGTTGTTTTAGTTCGACAAAATAGAAAATTACTCCTCTACTTAGATATATATTTATATGCAAACTTATCATAAAACTGGACAAACTTGTCATCTATTATTGACTGCCGCATTTTTTTCATAAAGTCAATAAGAAAATGCAGATTATGAAGAGTTAAAAGCCGCAGGCCAAAAACTTCGTTTACTTTAACCAAATGTCTGATATATGCCCGGGAATAATTACGGCAGGTATAACAATCACAATTTTCATCAATAGGGCCGAAATCATGTTCAAATTCAGCATTTTTGATGATCATTCTGCCATTCCAAGTCATGGCAGTACCATTCCTGCCGACTCTTGTCGGAAATACACAGTCGAACATATCAATACCACGCTTAACACCTTCCACCAGACAGTCAGGAGTACCTACGCCCATGAGATAGCGCGGCTTATTAGTAGGAAGATAATTAGCAGTATAATCGAGAACGCTGTACATCATTTCCTTGGGTTCTCCTACACTTAATCCGCCAATGGCATATCCAGGCAGATCCATGTTAATTAATTCGTCAGCACAGTATTTACGCAGGTCTTCATACATACCACCCTGGACAATACCAAATAATCCCTGATCAGACCTGGTTAATGTGTCTTTACAGCGTTTAGTCCAGCGCAGAGTTCTTTGTGTAGATTTTTTGGCATAATCATATTCAGCTGGATAAGGAATACATTCGTCAAAAGCCATTATTATATCAGCACCTAGATCCATTTGGGCTTTTGTGGCTATTTCCGGGGATAGAAATTTTTTGGAACCATCAATATGTGACCTGAATTCAACCCCTTCTTCGGAGATTTTTCGTAGATCTCCGAGACTGAATACTTGGAAACCACCACTGTCTGTAAGAATACCCCTGTCCCAATTCATAAATTTATGCAGTCCGCCCGCCTCACGGACTATATTTGTACCAGGTCGTAAGAATAAATGATAAGTATTGCTGAGGATTATTCCTGCGCCAAGCTGTTTTAGTTCTTCTGGTGATAAAGTTTTTACTGAAGCTTGTGTTCCCACTGGCATAAAAATTGGGGTTTCGAAACTGCCATGTGGTGTATGTAATATTCCTGCGCGTGCACCGGTAACAGGACATTGTTTTATTAGTTCATAGGTAATAGCTGGCATAAATTTTCTCCGTTTATAATTAATTAGTAGATAAAATTATAACATAAAAATAATATTTATATCAAAGATAGTTTTTTATTTAGATATTAATATTATTCCTGGTTTTTTTTTAGGGCATATGAGCACAGGAAAAAACAAATAATAGTGTAAAAAATAAGAATTGCTAAAGAAATACCATTGG is a window encoding:
- the tgt gene encoding tRNA guanosine(34) transglycosylase Tgt, giving the protein MPAITYELIKQCPVTGARAGILHTPHGSFETPIFMPVGTQASVKTLSPEELKQLGAGIILSNTYHLFLRPGTNIVREAGGLHKFMNWDRGILTDSGGFQVFSLGDLRKISEEGVEFRSHIDGSKKFLSPEIATKAQMDLGADIIMAFDECIPYPAEYDYAKKSTQRTLRWTKRCKDTLTRSDQGLFGIVQGGMYEDLRKYCADELINMDLPGYAIGGLSVGEPKEMMYSVLDYTANYLPTNKPRYLMGVGTPDCLVEGVKRGIDMFDCVFPTRVGRNGTAMTWNGRMIIKNAEFEHDFGPIDENCDCYTCRNYSRAYIRHLVKVNEVFGLRLLTLHNLHFLIDFMKKMRQSIIDDKFVQFYDKFAYKYISK
- a CDS encoding PP2C family protein-serine/threonine phosphatase; translated protein: MEIKTAIAKTTRYAMEFNGDTCDIAERPQGGISLILADGQGHGLPAHHTSGLVVNRAVSLISDGTRDGAVARAVHDYLYAAKDKKVSCTLTVISADMDTETVVMSRNSNCPVIVKTDDYTCVYDENVNPIGVHHHTKPLIYELPLSPGMVIVSYTDGISSAGRKVNSQKADFKKIMDIIKNNPPEDVSFIVNSIMDYALQLDNNKAGDDMTVIAMGICEKDSTPVKIHRVTASFPF
- the secD gene encoding protein translocase subunit SecD, encoding MKRESFLKLAVVVIAVIAVFIMFIKPLAFSIRQGLDLQGGTHVVLEGVDTPQAKVNDDAMNRVVKIMENRVNAMGLTEPIIQREGQRRVIVELPGVKNPDKAINILGKTAMLEFRDEDGNTVLTGTDLKDAREETDQQGQNLVSLEFSPEGAKKFAKLTEENVGRTISILLDGKVLTAPRVNEPITGGKAVITGNRSLEEAHNLALLLRSGALPVKVKIIETRTVGPTLGQDSKDKSEFAFTIGVGAVVLFMLFFYRVSGFIADISLMAYVLILLFALKMLNATLTLPGIAGIILSVGMAVDANVLIFEHFKEEIRSGKTLRWAMDSGFKRAFTTIFDSNLTTIIAAVVLFFFGTGPIRGFAITLGLGVILSMFTAITMTQYLLKWLIASNIIHNPHLFGASLFTEKAVKK
- the yajC gene encoding preprotein translocase subunit YajC gives rise to the protein MNIEQLQSFAFPVLLVVIFYFLLYRPQKRQQKKRQEMLSAVKVGSRVVTIGGIYGEVLSINEDRIRLKIAENVEIDLSRSAISSNISKEKNDAANAK
- a CDS encoding 5-formyltetrahydrofolate cyclo-ligase, with the translated sequence MTQLTQNKKKLRQRMLSIRHSLAREKIIEQSILINNLCLTSKIYEKASCIMAYAAMQDEVQTDIILKDTLARGKTLCLPYITDLKKGLMKATVVNSLTDLVPGKAGILSLPANKISFIQPQAINLIIVPGVAFSLTKNRLGMGGGFYDRFLPQAKNAISVGFFFSCQESISLPINGYDVPLDTIFTEKGII